The following proteins are encoded in a genomic region of Brachypodium distachyon strain Bd21 chromosome 1, Brachypodium_distachyon_v3.0, whole genome shotgun sequence:
- the LOC100834533 gene encoding protein ABERRANT POLLEN TRANSMISSION 1 isoform X1: MMLGLVQLLVGFVVAWEALEFVLRYGLLLSALKLVVMAALVVTASCVAFLLFAKALAWVLRRVAKISIGCRSYGFNYLRDITMNSPKGPLASISIGEIRLGLRKPLTQLGFTILTQGPIVQLRISDLDIVLRQPAKSANKKKPPPRKPTSASPAKPKGKSKGQAKWRLITNVASLLSLSIVELKLKAPKAALGIKDLKIDLSKTGALHPVLNIEIHLIPLFVQALEIDSIDNNTSVFSKLDWWVSGQYCSAMDTFDSSSFLFEDIALSCELHQRDKGIRVKNLDLTCGPIVVNLEEKLFTKKKPSASTVVDQKDGPTVDNKAAAKPEGSKLLSLNKKIDLFPEKVSFNMSKLDLKFLPNDHGLSINNEIGSISMRLMKSQPQNDVGDAATHLWLETDVTGIHLLMDGATSVLEVTKIATVVSANIPTQSTSPIRAEVNIKISGVQCNLIISRIKPLILLKPAKKKPIVLHENSQQEKAPKEKLALALVLTFSAPEVAVVLYSLDDIPLFHCCLQSTHFSANKLVNQGTELHAKLGELKFLVAAKHQKMIKESISGTLLHISRSTLDMDQNDGGKDSGIDHAKSALSVNISGIGMHFCFHYLELLITTAMSYKGFVKSISPPKKRPAQESSSQKSPKNSKGAQLIKINVEQCSILYVGDMRLEDMSVADPKRVNYGSQGGRVMIIDDANGGPRMAYVNSTSLPDHKHVDFSTSLEINRFLVCLNKEKHSMQVELGRSRLTHKEYQFGDNSAEEVTLFDVQKAKFVKRSGGLNDNAVCSLINVTDVAVWWEPDPCLELLEIATRLKSVLHRMKLQNSVTEVKDETVHIDTLTKKDHTDHGQQEKAQKKRESVIAVDVESLKISGELADGVEAMIHVGSIFSENAKIGVLVEGIAVNFCGAQLLKSSRIQISRIPISVSDSHPDKKVQSAATCDWVIQCRDAYICLPFRLQLRAIDDAVEDTLRAFKLISAAKTSILFPEKKSSSSSSKKSKAKTTVFRYVRVIVRDLTAEIEEEPIQGWLDEHISLMKNVFNESIVRLDLLDHLDSAKTKDSPKEKLDSSASEKSNDSPDVYVDAPGAHSFEKLREEIHVQAFKSYYQACQKLPVSEGSGACSSGFQSGFKMSTRRASVMSICAKDVDVSLSKIDGGDEGMISFIKSVDPVCAKDDIPFSRLYGSNFTLKAKSLSAYIRDYAFPLFSGTSAKCSGWLVLAQQATCFQPQVRQDVYVGKWWRVNLLRSGTGYTPPMKTYADLPLHFQRGEVSFGVGYEPVFADISYAFTCALRRANLAKRWFFERPEPPRRERSLPWWDDMRNYIHGKFSLCLAETIWHLPAATSPYEKLDQLLITTGYIEIRYVDGYVSLSSKCLKVYITSLESLAKKCSLEVPNHTAIPFLETPSFFMDITIEWGCDSGNPMDHYIFALPVEGKPRDKVLDPFRSTSLSLKWSFSLKPSTAEPVERQRKTQAVSNDSPTVNVGAHDLVWLTKWWGLFFLPPHKLRLFSRFPRFRVPRFIRSGNLPLDRVMTEQCIRFDANLLQINNMPLQADDPAKGLTLHFTKLRVEISSSRGKQIFTFDCKREPLDLVYMGIDLHLLKVFMNNIPESSTSKESLDNPVCEKAKTKTRSTEKSQDDGFFLYSDYFTIRKQTPKADAARLSAWQEDGRKKSETISFKSEFDGGDESDHEQSGSDEDGFNVVVADNCQRVFVHGLKILWSLENRAAILSWVGGLTQAFQPPKPSPSRQYAQRKILEKKQAIKEAEISNDGALSSSPSASHSDPPQQISDPPSSSGPSKLEPASSSETAMKPSNSSDSEEEGTRHFMVNVVQPQFNLHSEEANGRFLLAAGSGRVMVRSFQSIVQVGQEFEKALGSSNVAIGETKPEMTWSRFEVSVMLEHVQAHVAPTDVDPGAGIQWLPKIHRRSSEVKRTGALLERVFMPCQMYFRITRHKGGNPELKVKPLKELAFNSPDITAGMTSRQFQVMMDVLTNLLLARAPRTKKSNICYPLDNDDGDIAEESDAVVPDGVEEVELAKIDVEVKERERKILLDDIRILSTGSEVSSEPSQSPKSDDATSMVTGPKSMLVKRLKKELVNVRNGRKEAYSLLRSAMQKAAQVRLMEKEKNKSPSCAMRVSMRINKVVWSMLADGKSFSEAEINDIIYDFDRDYKDIGIAHLTTKMVVIRNGLANAKSDTVLAPWNPPSEWGKNVMLRVNARQGAPTDGNSVIESLLVDIYPLKIYLTEAMYRMMWGYFFPGDEQHPQKRQELFKVSTTAGTRRVKKNTSVAETTSPSNQSSSSDRTWEESVAESVANELVSQIQGQSNSQTESQDASKDSKLARPVRSTREEKKPVEPNDVKQSRPQKMMDFRNIKISQVELLLTYEGLPFAVSDVRLLMDTFHREDFTGTWARLFSRVKKHIVWGVLKSVTGMQGKKFKAKSTSQKEPTTGLIAASDFNLSDSDGDEGGNSDQLPAFLRKPSDGAGDGFATSVKGLFSSQRKKAMHFVLKTMKGDGDQDFQGERSENEIEFSPFARQLTITKTKKLIRRHTKKLKSKVPTNAGTQQEHGSDLPPLGPSGHHTDSSSSSSSSDNDEHSPVEMSPKD; this comes from the exons ATGATGCTTGGGCTCGTGCAGCTCCTTGTGGGGTTCGTCGTCGCCTGGGAGGCCCTCGAGTTCGTCCTCCGCtacggcctcctcctctccgcccTCAAGCTCGTCGTCATGGCGGCCCTCGTCGTCACAGCGTCATGTGTCGCCTTCCT CTTGTTTGCCAAGGCTCTGGCATGGGTGCTCCGCCGCGTGGCGAAGATCTCCATCGGATGCCGCTCCTATGGCTTCAATTATCTCAGGGACATCACCATGAACTCCCCAAAG GGACCACTCGCGTCCATCTCTATCGGTGAAATTAGACTTGGCTTGCGAAAACCGCTCACCCAACTGGGATTCACCATACTAACTCAAGGTCCAATCGTGCAGTTGAGAATATCTGACTTGGACATTGTGCTCCGGCAACCTGCAAAATctgcaaacaaaaagaaacctCCCCCTCGCAAGCCAACCTCAGCCTCACCAGCGAAACCAAAAGGAAAATCCAAAGGACAAGCAAAATGGAGGCTTATAACAAATGTTGCCAGCCTTTTATCACTTTCTATTGTGGAGCTGAAGCTCAAG GCTCCAAAAGCTGCTCTTGGCATCAAAGACCTGAAGATTGATTTATCTAAAACTGGAGCGCTGCATCCGGTTCTTAATATTGAAATACACCTCATACCTTTATTTGTACAAGCATTAGAGATAGACAGCATTGACAACAATACTTCAGTATTTAGCAAATTGGATTGGTGGGTCAGTGGACAATACTGTTCAGCCATGGACACTTTTGACTCTAGCTCTTTCTTGTTTGAAGATATAGCACTCTCATGTGAGCTTCATCAGAG GGATAAAGGAATTAGAGTGAAGAATTTGGATTTGACGTGTGGTCCAATTGTTGTGAACTTGGAAGAAAAGCTATTCACCAAGAAGAAGCCCTCTGCTTCTACTGTTGTTGATCAGAAGGATGGACCTACTGTGGATAATAAAGCAGCTGCCAAACCTGAAGGGAGCAAGCTCTTGTCATTGAATAAGAAGATCGATTTGTTTCCTGAAAAG GTTAGCTTCAATATGTCCAAGCTAGATCTGAAGTTTTTGCCAAATGATCATGGCCTCTCAATCAACAACGAAATTGGTAGCATTTCTATGAGACTTATGAAGTCACAGCCACAGAATGACGTCGGGGATGCTGCAACACACCTTTGGTTGGAAACTGATGTGACGGGTATTCAT CTTCTAATGGATGGTGCTACATCTGTACTGGAGGTTACAAAAATTGCAACTGTTGTTTCAGCTAATATTCCCACTCAG TCAACATCGCCGATTCGAGCAGAAGTAAATATCAAGATTAGTGGAGTCCAATGTAACCTCATTATAAGCAGAATTAAGCCACTGATTTTGTTGAAGCCAGCTAAAAAGAAGCCCATTGTTCTTCATGAAAATTCACAACAAGAGAAGGCCCCCAAAGAAAAATTAGCACTGGCTTTGGTACTTACATTCTCAGCACCTGAGGTTGCTGTTGTGCTTTACAGTCTTGATGACATACCACTATTCCAT TGTTGCTTGCAGTCTACTCATTTTTCTGCAAATAAGTTGGTAAACCAAGGAACTGAACTGCACGCGAAGCTTGGAGAATTGAAGTTTCTTGTTGCTGCGAAACATCAAAAGATGATAAAAGAAAGCATTTCAGGCACCTTACTGCACATTAGCCGCTCAACTCTTGATATGGATCAAAATGACGGAGGCAAAGATAGTGGCATAGACCATGCTAAATCTGCTCTCTCTGTTAATATATCTGGAATTGGAATGCATTTCTGTTTTCACTATCTTGAGTTGCTTATTACAACTGCAATGTCCTACAAGGGATTTGTGAAAAGCATTAGTCCCCCTAAGAAACGACCTGCACAGGAATCTTCTTCTCAAAAATCTCCCAAGAATTCTAAAGGTGCACAGCTAATCAAGATTAATGTTGAACAGTGCTCTATTTTGTATGTTGGTGATATGAGGCTTGAAGATATGTCTGTGGCAGACCCAAAGCGTGTAAATTATGGTTCACAGGGTGGCCGTGTTATGATAATCGACGATGCTAATGGTGGCCCAAGGATGGCCTATGTAAACTCAACCAGCCTTCCAGATCATAAGCATGTTGACTTCTCCACTTCTCTTGAGATTAACCGATTTCTTGTATGTCTGAACAAGGAAAAGCACTCCATGCAGGTTGAACTTGGGAGATCCAGATTAACACATAAAGAATATCAGTTTGGTGATAATTCTGCAGAGGAGGTTACACTTTTTGATGTGCAAAAGGCAAAGTTTGTCAAGCGTTCTGGTGGGCTAAATGACAATGCAGTCTGCTCCCTCATCAATGTGACAGACGTAGCAGTCTGGTGGGAGCCTGATCCTTGTCTGGAATTACTTGAAATAGCCACACGACTTAAATCAGTTCTACACAGGATGAAACTCCAGAATTCTGTTACGGAGGTAAAAGATGAAACCGTGCACATTGATACTTTGACCAAGAAAGATCATACTGACCATGGTCAGCAAGAAAAGGCACAAAAAAAACGGGAATCTGTTATTGCCGTTGACGTGGAATCTTTGAAAATTTCAGGCGAACTTGCTGATGGGGTTGAAGCAATGATTCATGTTGGCTCTATTTTCTCTGAGAATGCAAAAATTGGTGTTTTGGTTGAAGGAATAGCAGTCAATTTTTGTGGTGCACAGCTTTTAAAAAGCAGTCGTATACAGATATCACGCATCCCGATTTCTGTTTCAGACAGCCATCCTGATAAGAAGGTTCAGTCTGCAGCTACATGTGATTGGGTTATTCAATGCCGAGATGCTTATATATGCCTGCCTTTTAGGTTGCAGCTTCGGGCTATTGATGATGCAGTTGAAGACACATTGCGGGCCTTTAAACTTATTTCTGCAGCAAAAACATCCATATTATTTCCTGAGAAGAAatctagcagcagcagcagcaaaaagAGCAAAGCAAAAACCACGGTATTTCGGTATGTGAGGGTGATTGTACGCGATCTCACAGCAGAAATCGAGGAAGAACCTATCCAAGGTTGGCTTGATGAGCATATCAGTTTAATGAAGAATGTATTTAATGAGTCCATAGTTAGATTGGATCTCCTTGATCACCTTGATTCAGCCAAAACTAAAGACTCCCCCAAGGAAAAATTGGATAGTTCTGCTTCTGAAAAGAGCAATGACTCCCCTGATGTTTATGTTGATGCACCTGGCGCACATTCTTTTGAAAAGCTTAGAGAAGAAATACATGTACAGGCATTTAAATCatattaccaggcatgccagaAGTTGCCAGTATCAGAAGGGTCAGGTGCATGTTCAAGTGGCTTCCAGTCAGGATTTAAGATGAGTACACGCAGGGCATCAGTTATGTCAATTTGTGCAAAAGATGTTGATGTGAGCCTATCGAAGATTGATGGGGGTGATGAAGGAATGATAAGTTTTATCAAATCTGTGGATCCTGTTTGTGCAAAAGATGACATTCCATTTTCCCGATTGTACGGTAGCAATTTTACTTTGAAAGCTAAATCATTATCTGCGTACATAAGAGATTACGCATTTCCACTATTTTCTGGAACCTCTGCTAAATGCAGTGGATGGCTTGTGCTGGCCCAGCAG GCGACCTGTTTTCAGCCCCAAGTTCGACAAGATGTTTATGTTGGGAAATGGTGGAGAGTAAATCTGTTACGGTCTGGGACCGGTTATACCCCACCAATGAAAACATATGCTGACCTGCCATTGCATTTTCAAAGAGGGGAAGTTTCCTTTGGAGTTGGCTATGAGCCAGTTTTTGCTGATATAAGCTAtgcttttacatgtgcattacGGAGGGCAAATCTAGCTAAAAGATGGTTCTTTGAGCGCCCCGAACCCCCTAGAAGAGAGCGCAGTTTACCCTGGTGGGATGATATGCGGAACTACATTCATGGTAAATTCAGCTTATGTCTCGCTGAAACAATTTGGCATCTCCCTGCTGCAACAAGCCCTTACGAGAAGCTAGATCAATTGTTAATCACAACTGGCTATATTGAAATACGATATGTGGATGGTTATGTCAGTCTGTCTTCAAAGTGTCTAAAGGTGTACATAACTAGCCTAGAGAGTCTTGCAAAGAAGTGCAGTCTAGAAGTCCCGAATCATACAGCTATACCTTTCCTTGAAACACCCTCCTTTTTCATGGACATTACCATAGAGTGGGGATGTGATTCAGGTAATCCTATGGATCATTATATATTTGCTCTTCCTGTAGAAGGAAAACCACGAGACAAAGTTCTTGATCCATTTCGCTCAACTTCACTCTCGCTAAAGTGGAGCTTTTCCCTTAAACCTAGTACTGCTGAACCTGTGGAGCGTCAACGTAAGACTCAAGCAGTTTCAAATGATTCTCCAACTGTTAATGTTGGAGCTCATGATTTGGTTTGGCTAACAAAGTGGTGGGGCTTATTTTTCCTTCCTCCCCATAAATTAAGATTGTTCTCCAGGTTTCCACGGTTCAGAGTTCCTAGATTTATACGGTCCGGAAACCTGCCACTTGACAGAGTTATGACTGAACAGTGTATTCGTTTTGATGCTAACTTATTGCAGATCAACAATATGCCGCTGCAGGCTGACGATCCTGCTAAGGGTTTGACACTGCACTTTACAAAGCTTAGGGTAGAAATTTCTTCCAGTCGTGGCAAGCAGATATTTACTTTTGACTGCAAGCGCGAACCTCTTGATCTTGTTTACATGGGTATTGACTTGCACTTACTGAAGGTATTTATGAACAATATTCCTGAATCATCAACTTCTAAGGAATCATTAGACAATCCTGTCTGTGAAAAGGCCAAAACAAAAACTCGATCGACTGAAAAAAGTCAAGATGATGGATTTTTTCTGTATTCTGATTATTTCACTATACGGAAACAAACTCCCAAGGCTGATGCTGCTAGATTATCAGCATGGCAGGAAGACGGCAGGAAAAAATCTGAAACGATATCATTCAAGTCTGAGTTTGATGGGGGGGATGAAAGTGACCATGAACAATCAGGTAGTGACGAGGATGGTTTTAATGTTGTGGTTGCTGACAATTGTCAGCGAGTATTTGTTCATGGATTAAAAATTCTGTGGAGTCTAGAAAATAGAGCTGCCATCTTATCTTGGGTTGGTGGTTTAACGCAAGCATTTCAGCCTCCAAAACCATCTCCCTCTCGCCAATATGCTCAAAGAAAGATTCTTGAGAAAAAACAGGCAATTAAAGAAGCTGAGATATCTAATGATGGTGCCCTCAGTTCTTCACCATCAGCATCACACTCAGATCCTCCTCAACAGATTTCAGACCCACCTTCTTCCAGTGGACCGAGCAAGCTAGAACCAGCATCAAGTAGTGAAACTG CAATGAAACCATCGAACAGTAGTGATTCCGAAGAGGAAGGTACGAGACATTTTATGGTTAATGTTGTCCAACCTCAATTCAATCTACATTCAGAAGAAGCAAAT GGTAGGTTTCTACTAGCTGCTGGTAGTGGGCGGGTGATGGTCCGTTCATTTCAGTCAATTGTACAAGTTGGTCAAGAATTTGAGAAGGCACTTGGTTCCAGCAATGTAGCCATTGGAGAGACCAAGCCAGAAATGACTTGGTCACGTTTTGAGGTCTCTGTAATGTTGGAGCATGTCCAAGCTCATGTTGCTCCAACCGATGTTGATCCTGGTGCTGGTATTCAATGGCTGCCAAAAATACATCGCAGGTCATCAGAAGTTAAACGAACTGGTGCTTTACTTGAGAGGGTCTTTATGCCATGCCAAATGTACTTCCGCATCACAAGACACAAGGGAGGAAATCCTGAACTAAAG GTCAAACCACTAAAAGAGTTGGCATTTAACTCTCCAGATATAACTGCTGGTATGACATCACGCCAATTTCAGGTTATGATGGATGTTTTGACTAATCTTCTGTTGGCAAGAGCTCCCAG AACTAAAAAGAGTAATATATGCTATCCCCTCGACAACGATGATGGCGACATTGCTGAAGAATCTGATGCAGTTGTACCAGATGGTGTCGAAGAGGTGGAATTAGCAAAGATCGATGTTGAAGTAAAAGAAAGAGAACGGAAGATACTGCTTGATGATATCAGAATCTTGTCTACTGGTAGTGAAGTATCTAGTGAGCCGAGTCAATCCCCAAAATCTGATGATGCTACATCAATGGTTACTGGTCCAAAGTCAATGCTG GTAAAACGTCTGAAGAAAGAACTTGTAAATGTCCGGAATGGTAGGAAAGAAGCATATTCCCTGCTAAGAAGTGCTATGCAGAAAGCTGCACAAGTGAGGTTgatggaaaaggaaaagaacaaaagcCCTTCATGTGCCATGAGAGTTTCTATGAGGATAAACAAGGTAGTCTGGAGCATGTTGGCAGATGGAAAATCTTTTTCTGAAGCTGAGATAAATGATATT ATTTATGATTTCGACCGGGACTACAAAGACATAGGCATCGCTCACTTGACAACAAAGATGGTTGTTATCAGAAATGGGCTTGCTAATGCAAAATCAGATACTGTTCTTGCACCCTGGAACCCACCTTCTGAATGGGGCAA GAATGTTATGCTCCGTGTTAATGCTAGGCAAGGAGCTCCGACTGATGGGAACTCTGTAATTGAGAGTTTGCTG GTGGACATCTATCCGCTGAAAATTTATTTGACAGAAGCAATGTACAGAATGATGTGGGGATATTTCTTCCCTGGTGATGAGCAGCACCCACAAAAGCGGCAG GAACTTTTCAAAGTCTCCACTACAGCAGGGACACGGCGAGTTAAGAAAAACACTTCCGTTGCAGAAACAACCAGCCCCAGCAACCAGTCATCTTCATCTGACAGGACATGGGAGGAAAGTGTTGCTGAGTCTGTAGCTAATGAACTTGTTTCACAAATTCAGGGCCAATCAAATTCTCAAACTGAATCTCAAGATGCCAGTAAAGATTCCAAGTTAGCACGACCTGTTCGTTCTACTCGTGAAGAGAAGAAGCCTGTAGAGCCAAATGATGTGAAACAATCTAGACCTCAGAAAATGATGGACTTCCGCAATATAAAGATAAGCCAG GTTGAATTGCTTCTCACGTACGAGGGATTGCCATTTGCTGTTAGTGATGTAAGGTTACTCATGGATACCTTTCATCGTGAAGATTTTACTGGAACATGGGCAAGACTATTTTCACGTGTAAAGAAACATATCGTATGGGGAGTACTGAAGTCAGTAACCGGCATGCAG GGTAAAAAGTTCAAAGCTAAATCCACTAGCCAAAAGGAACCAACTACAGGTTTAATAGCTGCCAGCGATTTTAATTTAAGTGACAGCGATGGCGATGAAGGTGGCAATTCTGATCAACTACCTGCTTTCCTTCGAAAACCAagtgatggagctggcgatgGTTTTGCCACCTCTGTGAAAGGATTGTTCAGTTCACAACGAAAGAAAGCAATGCATTTTGTCCTAAAGACTATGAAAGGAGATGGCGATCAAGATTTCCAGGGTGAACGGAGTGAGAATGAAATTGAGTTCTCTCCATTTGCTCGGCAGTTGACtataacaaaaacaaagaaacttATAAGGCGGCACACAAAGAAGCTAAAGTCTAAAGTCCCCACAAATGCAG GTACTCAGCAGGAACATGGGTCGGATTTGCCACCGCTAGGCCCTTCTGGGCACCATACGGACTCCTCgtcttcatcttcctcttctgaCAACGACGAGCATTCACCGGTGGAAATGAGCCCAAAAGATTAG